Genomic DNA from Ctenopharyngodon idella isolate HZGC_01 chromosome 1, HZGC01, whole genome shotgun sequence:
CAATACTTTTGCTGAAAAGCTGATTGAGTTTGTTTCTTTTCACAGATACTTTCAAGATATCTCCTCTTTTCtacattaaatgtcattttctaTTTAGAATATTACAGAATCATTGCTGATaagtaaaatgtatattattcttTATGCAGTTAATCCATTCTAATTGTCTAACCCTTTGCTTTATACTGACAAATTATCAGCATctgtaataaatgtttatactgAATACTTAATAAAAGTCACTAGTTTGATGCAACTGTGAATATTTTCTCTTTCAATTTTTACTCTCTtaataatatgataatataatGACCACGCTGAATTTGTTCATTGTGTTATATTGCCATCTACTGGTAACAGTGTTCCTGAAgttattatgaacatttttaaagggaaaaCATAATATATCATACAGTTAACACTATCATGATGATTatgatcatcatcatcactgttTTAAAAAGACTGATTAAATCcaattgtctttatttttgcaTTCTCGGCAAATTTGTCCCTAATTTGTCTCAGTACCTCACACAGCAAACAGATCTCCATTAAGGATGTGTATTCTTTTGTCAGTCTCTGACAAAACTTATTTCTGATGTGGGCACTGGTCCAAATAGACTAAAGAAACCCATAACTATTATTATGGTTCAGACTAAAAGTATGTCAAAACTGTGGTTGTTTCAGAAAAGATTGTATTACCACAAAAGACAGTAAGCTCCTTAGGTTTGTTGGGATTTGatcataataatacattttggggagagtagtttttttttttttttttttttgcattttaaatgcaacAATCAACAACTTACAGTACACAATCAATCACATATCACAACTGACAACACTGCACATGTACAGACAGAGAgattaaagaaaaataactaATGAATAAACAATACACaaaggggtcagtaagattttgtttaaagataATACTTTGATTTGGcattgatgcattaaattggtcaaaagaggcagtaaagactttttaaataaattctgttcttttgaactttctattcatcaaagaatcctgaaaaaacatctatgattttgttttcacaaaatattaatgttttcaacattaataataatacgaatttatgcagtgttgggggtaacgcattgcAAGTAAcacgagttatgtaatcagattagaTTTACAACataatatctgagttactttatCAAATAAGTAGCACAAGTTTCTTTGCAAACTCAGAATAGTATGCTCACCTGCTATAATTAAatccagaggtgtaaagtacttgagtaaatgtaattagttactgtatttaagtatctttttggctactttgtagttgtactgagtatcaaagatattggcaacttttactctctacttgactacatttttgaacaagtaaatgtactttttctCCACATTTGTGATCAGTAATGCAACTACACACTATATTTttcatggcacctaactttttctgcagcagtttgtttctgatataaagaagcgatgtcgccatctaagggcattgaagttactatatcttgtgcgttttgcctttactcacccaaacttgtcaacaaggctactttacgtGAGTGtaagtgcattagcaggtagttgctgatcgcaggtgtttgatttattagatgaggaaatgactgcagctggtgatgaggctAAAACCAGCACATACtgtagactttgactatttaattttactttttatttaactttgttttatttatccgctgtattgacaagaccgttttgaaggatattggtttacttgtgacctttttgtgcacttgagcttaactgagacttttaaaaggttgttgtgtcgaTCTTGGTTTATTGCaacattgaggtgttcagttttattttgattttagaaaataaacttgatttctcatcttacaaatcaattgtttcttattttcactggcatgtctctcaggactagtgcatttctgagcctacattcagcatgagtaaaatacttaagtactgttaaaatcagatactttaagacttttactcaagttgtattggaattggtgacttgtaacttgtagtggagtcattttcgatgtaagttatcagtacttttactcaagtatggtttttaggtactctttacacctctgattaaatatgttaaataacagaaatatacttaatatatttaatctcactttatttgccagtgtctttgctgctgacctttaaTGATCCAactcaaccatactaataagcaaaatgaTTTTAGATcacatttctgttttgtttgttttagctgcgccctctactgtacaggcatgaatttgcatttcctacagcctgaggcttattcatttcacttttggtgtgaaaaggcctttacatttataatagaacttttttttaaaaaaaattaaaaaataaacacgcaATCCCAGCCCAGGTAAGAacaagtaatgcaaaagtataATGTGACGCATTACTTtacttaaaaagtaactaagtaatgtaattagttactttttagggagtttgttatatatattataatgcaatattgtaatacattacttttaaaagtaactttcccctaACACttagtttatgtgtgtgtgtgtgtgtgtgtgtgtgtgtgtgtgtgtgtgtgtgtgtgtgtgtgtgtgtatttttatccaaatctgcatattgggatgatttctgaaggatcatgtgacactgaagactggagtaatgatgctgaaaattcagctttgccatcacagaaataaatagtAGAAAATAgtcatttaaaattgtaatatgaatattactgtttttactgtatttgttgatcaaataaatatggccttggtgagcataagactcaaaaacattactgaccccaaactttagtacagtagtgtatttcagttttaaaaagaCAGGCTGTTCTACCTCATCTTATTTCATTACTCATTTAAATTGGCAAATGGTGCTTGATTACATTATCATATCTTTCAGACAGTGTGTGTACAGTATGGGTATTTTCAGTAGTGTGCAAAATGGTTTGTGTCACAACTATTGTGCACACTATTACACTACCTTTTAGTCGGCAACTATCAAAGTCAGATTCTTTAGGGTTGTAACTAAGACAAGTGTTGAACTTCAACCTTCTGATGCAGGGACTCTTCTTgccctaaataaataaacaaataaatctcACTAGGTGCAGACATaacttaaaaaacttaaattaaaaaaaaaaaaaaaaaaatctaataaatatacattttgctcAACCAAGTCTAGACATCTGGTAACTAAATCTAAAATAGAATGTAGTCTAAAATAGATACTACATAATGTTTTGAgatatttgttgtttgtttaataaTGCCATCTACTGGACTCTTAAGGTTGCTGCACATTTTAGAAAGGAGAAAGGTCACTACAAGCTGGATAAATACAAACCATTTCAGTCTGGTTCTTCTGTCTGGAATACTCAGCCCCTAAAACATGTAATTATGGAGTGGAGATGACCACACTAATTACTCTAATTATTGTTTTGAAGAGAAtgattcaatctgttcatcttgttttttctttctcgGTCAGACAATAATTTGTCTCCTTACCTCACAGAGCAAAGAGCTCTTCATTCAGCCTGCTTATTAGTCTGTAAATCTGTGACAAAACTCAGTCCTGATTTCAGGCATCTGTTTGATCTGCTAagcattaaatgtttttaatgatttactATAATATCATAATGATAGACAATTCTTATTTCAGTaaaacacacatactgtacttaCAGACATACTCAAACCCAGACAATAAATTGATGAACACAATTAGCAACTCAGGTTTTAAGGTGTTTGACCATAAtgatatatgtgtatatatgacGCGTTATGGACAAATTGAGAAACATGACACAGTGCATGTGTCACAACTACAGCAACATGATATTATAAGAGGGCAAACACCAGTTTAAAAGCAAAGGGGAAAAGACGATAGTCTGCTCTGCcatgaacatatttttattttctctaaTATTGAGCATTTATTGACTGTTTTATTAGAAGTATATACAGTACCATTCAGGATTCTATCTGTGTCTCTTCATTTCAACAGTATATTTTAGTATTTGTTTATTGTCGTCATTTTTTCATTCACAGCTTACCAAGATGAAGTTTCAGGCCGTCTTTTCCATGGCTGGTCTTCTCAGCATTTGCACTTGTGTTCCTGTAagtgttcatatatatatatatatatatatatatatatgtaaagataaataaatgtttttagtttgaACATATACTTACAAAGTTGTTTGTTTCTCAGATCTACCAGCCACAATTTGGAATAATTGCAAGCAACAGTAATGAGGTATGTttcttatacatttttttgtcctatattattttattagttgttatatattaaattacactacCTTTGagtttgtaagatttttaaatggttttgaaagaagtctctaatactcaccaaggctgcatttatttgatcaaaaacacaaaacagtaattttgtaaaatattattacaatttgaaatgtatattttttatatatttgtaatttgttcctgtgatgaaagctgaattttcagcatcattactccagtcttcagtgtcacatgatccttcaaaaatcaatctaatatgctgatttggtgctcactTTTCTtgttatcagtgttaaaaaccattgtgctgcttaatatatttgtggaaactgttacatttttttcaggattcactgaTGAATGGAAACTGAATagaaacatcatttatttgaaatagtaatcttttgtaacatgataaatgtctttactctcacctaatgcatacttgctgaataaaagtattctgtcaaaataaattaataaataaatctgactgatcccaaactttttaacagtagtgtataattttgtcttttgtcCTGCTTGTTGTTAAACGTTTCTTTCTTGTAGGTTTTGCGTCTCAATGGACTCACTCTAGCAGGTGTGGGTTTGGGTCCAGCACAGGTAATTCAGCTTCCAGTCACTTTTAAAAGCTTTGCTTAAACATTTAAGGCTAAAATATAGGCAAAATCGCCTTGTACATGACCAATATATATTTCTTAACCTGAAACAAGGAATTAACTAGTATCTTaatatgttttcaaatccaataagtgaagtattttttaaactagtaaattacttttttgtgaAACACCTGTAAGTTTATTCTAAATTGTATGGCACTCATATTATAAGGTGCTCAATTGAATCTTAGTGGAATCCTATAgctctttgttttctttctccttaGGGTACTCCATTTTTCTCTCCCTACCTGTTCCAGCAGCAGCCCCCGCAGGTGCTGAACTTTAACCCTGCGATGCAGGGACCCTTCTTTCCCCCTCAAATAAACCAGCTGAACCCAGCACAGTTGCCCCCGTTGCAGCAGGAGCAGCCTATACCTGGCTTCGGTCCCAATAACGGCGTACCAGCACAGAACCTTCCCCCGGTAAAGACAGTTTTATTGAACATAGATGCTGATGTAACTTATTATCACTGATTTTTTGGAGAGTAAGTCAAATTTTGTTTCTAGGGCTTTCCATTCTTCCTGACAAATCTATATCCTCTGAGAAACACTCCTGTAAGGCTGATACCCCAGAATGCTGGCCCCAATGTTCAAGGTCAGGCTACGATGCAACCAGTGCAACCAGTGCAACCAGTGCAACCAATCCAGGTATTGTAaagattcacattttttttcttttcttttttgcaatttttttttttttacctctacaAAGGAATCACAGaagatgtatttttgtttgacacaactcaaaaatattaaatattttaaaaaataataattaaagaaattaatgattaatatttgcattaatattcaatattaatattttttttcccccatttcaTTACTCTAATATGTAATCTCAAGGGACTTGTATTTATGTTTTCTTCTCAGACAGTCTTTAAGACACATTTTGACATGTTTCAGAACAGGGTGAAGGCAGTAGACCCGAAGGTAACGTCTGCTCCTGATTACCGTGGTGATCGGCCCGGTCCTGGAACTGGAGAGGTAATGCAATAGTAAACTTCCATCTTTTTTCACAGTTTTCTTTGGTTTACACATGCTATTATTAACTAAACATGACTGGGCAGAATGATTGCTGTAGAATTTGTAGACACATTAGCTTGTTTATTAACCAATCCTGTCTCTGACAGGGGCATCCTGGCTTCCCATTGTTTGAGCCATAGGCTCAGAagatttcattattaaaaaggtattaaaaagttttcttaaaagtatattataaTGGGATATCCTACCATTTAATTTATCTGAATGTACATTTGTTGTTGGTTTTCCAGATATCCTACCATGGAGATCCCTCACAGGAGACATTTTTTTGTTCAATTTGGAAATATCCATATgttgccaaataaataaatgatgctCAATTTATTTGGTCTGTAATGATTTTTCCTGTTCAAAATACTCTTTGTACTCCTAATAAAACTTGATGCTTGCATGTATTAGCAATCAAGAGTAAAATAAGTGATGCAGTTCAGTGACAAAATGATCAAGAAGCAGTGTGTCACGTTTGATTGTAGAGAGCGCTAAAACGAAAGGAGTagacaacaaaaacaatctttatttaatCCACACTGGAGTAACTCAGGAGATCACAGGAGGAAACATTTATacaaacatgttaaataaaGACGATACTGGAACTAgagaaacacagggcttaaatacatgagGAGTGTAATCAATGTCAAAAGGAACAGGTTTgggaactaattaacaaccagggaaactaactagggaacacagACAGGCAAACAGGGAAACCAAAACACCATGATAATAGAACAAATAGGTACTGTTTTAATGAACAGATTCTCAAATGATTAAAGAATAAAATCCAGCAAACTAAGAGTGAACAACCACCAAGAGGCATTAAtcatcaataaaataataataataatcttgaTTATACATTTCAATTCTTTGCTGAATTATATAACAGTTGGATGTCCACctatagaaaaagaaaaataagttatttaaaGCCCAAATGAagtttttaatcaaattcattttatttattgtcgGTACAGGAATCTGCCCTACCAGTGTGATTATTGTATATGGTTCTTTCCTAATTTGTCCCATGATCATTTTCAGACTCGGCCTGGAGAATCAGAGTCAAAAGCAATGTTgtataaatcaataaaacaagagaatataaaatgtatactcAAATAGTTCAAAACCAACTTGAGGACCAAAACACTGACCTTCATGAATGCAGGGAGCTGCAGAGACAACCACAACATtcaaaagataaagaaaaaagaatgaatCAAGAAAGAGATTGCTGTTAGCTGAAAAATTATTCTAGGAACTGGCAGATATTTATGATGTAACTAATGTGATATTAGTACATGTTCTGGATTACTTACAAGCTGTGTAATGCCATATTCAAATGAGATTCTTTGCTGTGGGGGTCAAATTTGCAATAGACTGTtatattaaacaacaacaacaacaacaataacaataacaacaacaacaacaacaacaatatttagTCCCAGAGATGGAATGTGATTAATAGACAAGGTGATTTGTTGTATTTGATTTACCGTTGCAGTTGGGTTGTAGATGAGCTTCACGTAAGGCTGTTAGAAAAAGTTTAAGTTGATTTGGAAActtatgcatttaaatgtactttttatccTTTATatgtgttatatttatatttatttgatatatttttatatattataaagcaTGACGAATGTTGATTATAGTGCCTGTTACCTGAGGGCCATAGAGGGAGAAACCCTGACCATACTAAAAgtgataaaaattattaaattaattatttaaatatccaACAAAGAAACCACACAgaacatatttcacaataaaaaagtttaataggctaataaaaaacaacaactttaccCCCAGTTCCTGAGGTCTATTCACCCAACCCTGTAATTTAGTCACAAATGGTATGCATTATTTCAACATGAAACATACATACTTTGTTTCATACATACATCAatctttattaccttttttgGTGGCTGCATCTGCCCTCTACCCTGGAAAGAAGAATGTATTTGCTGTGAATATCATTAATCTTATACTTTCTCATTACTTTTTGCCCATTTAAATTATATCTCTCATTATCTGTTCAACACCTCAAATTAAGCAAAGtatgaaataaaacatgatgTAAAATGTTGTGAATGGAGAATGAATGGCAGTGTATTATCTTTACATGTACAGTTTTAATCACTCACTTTTGGTAAGAGGAAGACATTCTCTCCCTGgaaacaaaagtaaaaataattctGATTGTatctattttattgtattttcatatCTTGAAATATAAGGTTAATTGAAAACTTATGACATTACCTCCTTTAGATGGAAAGCACTAACATTCTGTTGAAGGGGAgcacataatatttatttatttttgcttttttatatattcGGAAAATTATTTAGTCATAGCATTGCAAGTCATATCATAATAAATTCAGTCAGCTATTTCCAAGtacaaaacaacaacaccaAGAGTTTCACTCACCTGCACAGTGACATTTTCAGCCTATATATATGTTCATCCAAgtggataaaaaaaattattaaacatagATTAGAGACTTCAAATGCATTCAGTTAATGACATTTAATGTCTTTGTTTAATTGATCAACATCTTACCTTGAAGACTGGTATGAACTGCCTGTTGTCCTAAGACATTTATGAAAGAGAACTCATAAATCCATACACAATCAATAACAATTGAACATAAAACCCTGTTTATTCCATGAATGAATTTGTAAAGAGCTCATTAATATAAGCCTATGAGCCTACCATCATGTTGGGACTCAGGGGTTTTCCAAAGAATGGATTCATTTGATTCTCTGCACCCCCACCTACTGGAGCTTGAGTTGGGCGCATCGGCATCCAGTCCGGCTGAAGGGatttaacaacattaacaattaattttcatatttcagCAAACTTGCTGTTTCATTCTAACTTtctaaaattctgttatttcacataaataataatatttaattcgGTCCCATTTGTCCCAGGACGAGGGCGATGACCTCTGCCCTAGtagcacacacacatctctgAGACGTCTATTTGATTTGTAAGTTTTTATCTGAAAGTGTGTTTGTTCATTTGTAATACGCCTCTAGGATGTTTCCTGTCCAGACTGTCGTCCAAAAAAAACCCCCGACCCTATAGGtcatttttcaagcaccttattacgacctatatttacgttttaaagtcatgcgccctctagctggcgtaaaaataatgacagtgtcgtgttacgtctgtcgtcatgaaatgacgtatgactgtcgttaccaatcaaaatgcaatttaaatgcaatttgtggactttttacaccatttgtcctatttccatttagcaaaactctttttttttttattaacgactacacccaccCCATCCCGAaacctaaacctaaacctaaacctacccttagtgattatagtgcatatacactttgtgagcacatgcgttccctgggatcaaACCCACGATTGCATGATTGCAtgttgttatatattgcaatgctctgccaattgagctacgcgaaacccgaaatatgacgcagataaaagggaacaatgcattaaaatgaaagtgtcctgttgtcgataggggcgcaactttagtaaacactcctatgggtcgtatttcagggaagtgacaaacgacctatataggcatattggttggagaacatgttgttcctgtcagatgttacgtagacatttaaaaaaattttgtacgatgtttatgatttagaacATATGCAAAACTGcctttttaaagatgtttaacTGATGTTTGCACACAACAGATGTTTTCTAGATGAAGCGCTGTTTACGGAGACGTACATCTGACACATTGTTTTCATGTCTTAAAGACAGTTTTCTGCAAAATaacatcattattttaatataaaatgacaAAGGAACTAAATCTGCAATCTAACTTACTTTGTAAGATGGTCTACCAGCTCTTCCATTCCTCTGTGGTTTTCCTGTTCCTCCCCATCTATGCCATTTTCTGCTCCTCTGTGTTCCCTGGTTCAAACCGGACTCTGGTCTAGTCAACTCAGACTCATAACCCTACAGCAGAAGATAAAActaatgtttattttactgcAATGACTgcaaaacatgcaaacacagTATTGAAAATGTTGCCCACCCTGCCTCCTCCATTTTGATCACGGAATTCTGGATCTTGTCCAAATGGAGATCCATTAGATGGATCTTGTGCTTGTTCCTCTGGTCCATCTGGATACAATGGGCTCACAGGATCTGGCTATGATTAGCATCAGttgacattttaaattaaactttgaATGTTTTCAGAGTTATGCACAATTTGAATCTGAATTACTTCAAAACACTTACAAATGCTGGACGTCCAAAATTCTGCTCCCATCTCGGTCTGATTGGAGTTCTGCCCACTGGATGAGGCACTTTTCCATTTACTGGCCCTGGGAAATATCTCTCTCCATTCACTGAGTTAGCTTGATCCCAGCGGTCTCTGCCCCTGGGCTGAAAACAGTGCAATAACTACATCATAATACCAatatatccaccttatttttcaacgcgAAATAAGCTATTTTcggtgaatgtgcgagacttccatTTCATTACAGCTATAGGGAAATAACTAGAAGAACAGCTAACAAAGAAAACTATTTGccctacaaaccagtgtgtttataacTATGAcaatacatcaaaataatatgttaagaaataccagtttgcaataacAAGCAGCATAACGAGCCGTTTTGAAGGCTATAGTTAAATATAACtggaagccagacacattcagTTTACAAATGGCCGCGTCCACTCTTACTACGTTAAAAATAAGGCAAATACCCAAGATAAATGTCAATGCAATGTTGCTACTCACCTGAGCTGCCACTGCAACACATGACAATACCACCAGAAACCACATTGcttctgtaaaataataaatatgtaaaattttcagaattaaatgtaatttgacTGACTTTAATAGTAACGGATCTCAGTGCCTCACTAAAGAGGTTACCTTCTCAATGTTTCCAGCTCTGTCACATTGGTCTTGCTTCTCTCTTTATAAAGGCCAGTGGTTGAACAAGTGTCACTGTTGTTGTGGCTCATTTGTTTTGACCAAGGACTTATCAATTGCTAGAGAATTTGTTAGttacaacaaaaatacttaTACAAAGTCATTTAAGGTGGTCAAAATATAACAAGCAGGCCTATGTTGCATACATAcaagcattttatttcataacattacaaaattcTTGCTTCTTACAAATCTTTCTCTATTGCAATATCAGGAGTGTCATGTGTAGGAGGGATTTTCATGATTGCTAAACTAATTTGTTGCCTTAAGCCCACCTAATGTTTTAGGATTGACCTGTCTAGTGCATTTAGCAACAGCAGCGAGGGTGAGGTGTTTGTTAGGAAGCAACAAAACAGAGGGGTGTGTCTATTGCTGTATTTAAATCCCCAGGCATCAGAGCAAACTATTATTCTTCCTAAAAATATTATTGCTGTTGCTTTGGAGAATACTCTTTGACAGAAACATGAAGACAGTATTCTTAATTGCATGCCTTCTTGGTCTGACTTTGGCTTCCCAGGTATGTTTCAAAAGCTATACTTTTTCAGTTATAGATGCATGTGTAAATATTGTGacaataatgattattattactgtaattaGGCTGAAGTTCACCAGCGTGTGGATCGCTCATTATCCAGCTCAGATTCCGATGAGGTTTGTCAAAAAATCAAactcaaatttaaaaatgtaaaattcaacaaaaacTATCAGCATGCTGTT
This window encodes:
- the odam gene encoding amelogenin; this encodes MKFQAVLRLNGLTLAGVGLGPAQGTPFFSPYLFQQQPPQVLNFNPAMQGPFFPPQINQLNPAQLPPLQQEQPIPGFGPNNGVPAQNLPPGFPFFLTNLYPLRNTPVRLIPQNAGPNVQGQATMQPVQPVQPVQPIQTVFKTHFDMFQNRVKAVDPKVTSAPDYRGDRPGPGTGEVMQ